In a single window of the Nicotiana tomentosiformis chromosome 8, ASM39032v3, whole genome shotgun sequence genome:
- the LOC104098597 gene encoding abscisic acid receptor PYL9-like: MVSIMNVRSSSEDDYIRRHHRHDIRENQCSSSLVKHIRAPVHLVWSLVRRFDQPQRYKPFVSRCIVQGDLEIGSVREVNVKSGLPATTSKERLELLNDEEHIFGVKIVGGDHRLRNYSSIITVHPEVIDGRPGTMVIESFVVDVPDGNTKDETCYFVEALIRCNLKSLADVSERLAVQGHMEPIDRT, encoded by the exons ATGGTTAGCATAATGAACGTTAGGAGTAGTAGTGAAGATGATTACATTAGAAGACATCATAGACATGATATTAGGGAAAATCAGTGTAGCTCTTCACTTGTAAAGCATATTAGAGCTCCTGTTCATCTT GTTTGGTCATTAGTGAGAAGGTTTGATCAGCCACAAAGGTACAAACCGTTTGTTAGCAGGTGCATCGTGCAAGGGGACCTTGAAATCGGGAGTGTCAGAGAAGTGAATGTTAAGTCCGGACTCCCAGCTACCACAAGCAAGGAAAGGTTAGAGCTTCTAAATGACGAGGAGCACATCTTTGGGGTAAAGATTGTCGGTGGGGATCACAGGCTTAGG AACTACTCATCAATTATAACTGTTCATCCGGAGGTCATTGATGGAAGGCCTGGAACAATGGTAATCGAGTCATTTGTGGTGGATGTTCCAGATGGGAATACTAAGGATGAAACATGCTACTTTGTCGAGGCCCTCATCCGGTGTAACCTCAAATCACTAGCTGATGTGTCAGAGCGCTTAGCTGTGCAGGGCCATATGGAGCCTATTGACAGAACGTAG